The Electrophorus electricus isolate fEleEle1 chromosome 15, fEleEle1.pri, whole genome shotgun sequence genome segment GATTCCTTCTAGTAAGAGCATGAGATTAAATATCAATAGCAGATATTCGTAAAACAGATAAGTGATCCTtggtatattgtttttgtactaaccacaaaataaatgtaattgttacCAAGTGTTCAACATTACTAGTGTAATGTTACGTAGACATTCAATGATTCCCATTCTCTAAGTTACATTTATAGTTTCTTTACAACCCAGctgattaaatgtattattttttttccaacaggCATTTCCAATATtgatctttaaaataaaacaggatcATAAGTCTGGCTGAAAGACAGGGACCCTCCAATGTGAGATGTGACTCCTCACAGAGCTAGGGGACACTCCTCAAACACAATCTCTCTTGAGAGTGGAAAGATTCAGTTTAATAGGCTCAGGGGTGCCTTGATTGGTCAGCTTCAAACCTGAACAGCTGCAGCGTTACTCCTGTTAAGGAGCTGTGACGCTAACACTGTGGTAGGACAGGCCTGGTCAGTACATGAGATCTGCAGCTCCTGTATTTGCCTCAGATTCTTTGGCCTCCCAGAAGGGAAACTGGACTCCCGCCAGGCGGATCAGTAGGATATTGAGGCAATGCGTGAGGAAAACTAGGAATACGAGCCAGAAGGAGTATTCAAACTTCTCAGTATATGTCTTGTAGACAAAGTGGCCTTCTTTGTAGTTAGCGATGCTCTCTGACAAACGATGCAGTTTGACCTCAGACACGTAGAGTATTAGGATGAGACAGCTGCACACACCTGCCAGACAACAAGCATTCTGATTACAGGGTCATGTAGATCTTTAGTCTGcgttatttcattatttatagtAGGACTTTCAGTATGTATTTGAGGAGTTAGAAATGAACCCTTTACCACTACACTGTTTGATTTAAACTTTGGTTATTGAATTTGAAGCACACAGAATGCTTCTTGTTGCTTCAAAATGGTTTCAAAGAAACAAGCATTGTTCTATAATGTATGCTCTTAATTACTTGCTTTAAATTTGTGGGCAGttgtagcttagtggttaaggtaattgactGGCAATTAGAAGCTTGTCAGTTCAATTCCTACCACAACcaggttgctactgttgggcccctgagtaaggacCATTAACCTCAGTTCCTCAtgttttttggataaaagtgtcagctaaatgccaaaatgtaaatttgctttgttttgacagtaaacaaatatgaaacaattatgtctgtattatgtattaaaacATATCATTTGTTCCAGTTTGTCAACATGGTCCAGACGTTGCCCTCCAAATACTGTCATTACATTGATACACCAGATAGCCTATTAAATTGGTGCTGTCCATCAATATATTTACAACAGAAACATTTGACACTCCAGATGTGCTGGCCAGCAGGGTGAAGTATATTTTCCAAGACTATTATTTTGCCTGCCAATCCCAACCTTCATCCTAAGAGGTTACTGAACAATACAGCGCCAAGCTTCAGAAATGGCATTTCCAGGTatttgtgagggtgtgtgtctgtgtgcacatgtgcgtttGTACAAGTGAGTGTCTGAGGCTTACTGCTGCTCATGTTCCACATGTATAGGCCCAGAGGTCCATGCAGGGTTTCATATGGACTACCAAAGGCATTGTACATGAAAAAAGCAGAAcatagagaagagaagaggatgaGCACTGCACAGAAGAAGAGCACACTCCCATGGAGGCTAACGGGGATCACATCCACCAGGTCAGGAAAAACTGtacagaatgagagaaagatgtATAATTTTCATTGCAATCcg includes the following:
- the clrn1 gene encoding clarin-1 isoform X1; this encodes MHNRQKKVIFSAGGVFSFACVLIVATAMGTRFWVKATVLCTTGAQLVNATGPELDKFIGSVNYGLFQGQRLKQCGLGGRPFSFSFFPDLVDVIPVSLHGSVLFFCAVLILFSSLCSAFFMYNAFGSPYETLHGPLGLYMWNMSSSVCSCLILILYVSEVKLHRLSESIANYKEGHFVYKTYTEKFEYSFWLVFLVFLTHCLNILLIRLAGVQFPFWEAKESEANTGAADLMY
- the clrn1 gene encoding clarin-1 isoform X3 → MTNGIDGSETFAVFPDLVDVIPVSLHGSVLFFCAVLILFSSLCSAFFMYNAFGSPYETLHGPLGLYMWNMSSSVCSCLILILYVSEVKLHRLSESIANYKEGHFVYKTYTEKFEYSFWLVFLVFLTHCLNILLIRLAGVQFPFWEAKESEANTGAADLMY